The Bifidobacterium eulemuris genome includes a window with the following:
- a CDS encoding glycosyltransferase family 2 protein, with amino-acid sequence MNPTGNSDIQQALADAMASRPYTHRQDVDASVAAVITVEEDTRFLTSTLCALLTQTILPGVIVVADTTGATAQPIQASFEVIPSPAGPALEIPESKHVTIRVVRAKGARSFADAVAKALQHARLDSSIKALWLLHDDSRPADDQCLENLLEAWHNAPGASVLGAKQLDWEAERLHDVGSYVGRHTVESLVVEGEPDQEQYDGRQDVFAVSLAGALVSMEQYRALEGVNPWFTTFGESRDFCRRVCLSGGRVVVVPQARIAHRRARYEGVRSRDGEPLAAERGTNAALSVRRAAQRYRYTDVPKANWIWMWLWSVLRGLGLAVACLFGKKPWEAWCELCLPWLALTSIPGARRARRMVARQTKVSMSNLRMLTIDKEQRKLWHDRKQAFEDQSRVVLLSPLAKAHLRARAVRRWTLALAMAALCLLAVAVMHWDVLRAAFADGSLYSSSLLSTDATFGQLVSAATTPWVFGAGAGIPAPPTPWLLVLMVASIFTVGHVGAALTMIFFLAAPLSALSFWALAGVFTRSDVVRVLGGLMWFSLGLSMGLYAEANLAMLTVMVFLPAAFAFVFRAVGMYHTEDMVKPRPSVQAAAISALCFMPVVAAEPQLLLPLILSFLAFFVFVPARRVRLLLIPVPSAFVVAPTLLNAIRYADEGAWRQIFGDIMEPSVARNGSPAALSLADVAQRALGWNIASWAPLDVMLTVVAAVVALLAVAALVLPFALRASRLMWVVTVTGAALCLVSTRVTIQVDADGSVAGSALPGMALAALGLFSCVCLVAGGAVKRFFALHTRDAQVELSRASRGSAVAIRVGRAVLSVVLAACVSVQCAFAVGHLDDATVGFSTTSLPMVAVDYLDSGSDHRVLALRAQDANSIDYTVMRTGRGDLIDSSPAQRVREISGASDQASQTLAQACASLLADIDADAIEQISGLGIGGIFVVASDEDGRDAYDQLVSHLTASEGTQSLVSSETGTYYRLTLNDSALQNIDTSWQTRTQSSPWRLAWLICLGVVVALYCLVALPRSRRIRLEEEA; translated from the coding sequence ATGAATCCGACAGGCAACAGCGATATTCAACAGGCACTGGCCGACGCCATGGCGAGTCGTCCGTATACGCACCGTCAGGACGTCGACGCGTCGGTGGCGGCGGTTATCACGGTGGAGGAGGACACGCGTTTCCTCACCTCCACACTGTGCGCGCTGCTGACCCAGACCATATTGCCCGGCGTGATCGTCGTCGCGGATACGACCGGCGCGACCGCACAGCCGATCCAGGCGAGTTTCGAAGTCATTCCCTCTCCCGCTGGTCCCGCATTGGAGATTCCGGAAAGCAAACACGTGACGATTCGCGTCGTGCGGGCCAAGGGCGCCCGTTCGTTCGCGGACGCCGTGGCCAAGGCGCTGCAGCACGCGCGTCTGGATTCCTCGATCAAGGCGTTGTGGCTGTTGCATGACGATTCGCGTCCCGCCGACGACCAGTGCTTGGAGAATCTGCTGGAGGCGTGGCACAATGCGCCGGGCGCCAGCGTGCTGGGCGCCAAACAGCTTGACTGGGAGGCCGAACGCCTGCATGACGTGGGCTCCTACGTCGGCCGCCATACTGTGGAGAGCCTGGTGGTCGAAGGAGAGCCCGATCAGGAGCAGTACGACGGCCGGCAGGATGTGTTCGCCGTCTCGCTCGCCGGCGCGCTGGTGTCGATGGAACAGTACCGCGCCCTGGAAGGCGTCAATCCGTGGTTCACCACATTCGGCGAATCCCGCGACTTCTGCCGCAGGGTGTGCCTCAGCGGCGGCCGCGTGGTGGTGGTGCCGCAGGCGCGCATCGCGCACCGTCGCGCGCGCTATGAGGGCGTGCGTTCACGCGACGGCGAGCCGCTGGCCGCCGAGCGCGGCACGAACGCCGCGCTGTCGGTGAGACGCGCCGCCCAACGCTATCGGTACACGGACGTCCCCAAGGCGAACTGGATATGGATGTGGCTGTGGAGCGTGCTGCGCGGGCTGGGACTGGCTGTGGCCTGCCTGTTCGGCAAGAAGCCTTGGGAGGCCTGGTGCGAGCTGTGTCTGCCGTGGCTGGCGCTGACGTCGATTCCGGGAGCGCGGCGCGCCCGTCGCATGGTGGCCAGACAGACCAAGGTGTCGATGTCGAATCTGCGCATGCTTACCATCGATAAGGAACAGCGCAAACTGTGGCATGACCGCAAACAGGCGTTCGAGGACCAAAGCCGTGTTGTGCTGCTCAGTCCGTTGGCTAAGGCGCATCTGCGTGCGCGCGCCGTCAGACGGTGGACGCTGGCCCTGGCGATGGCCGCGTTATGTCTGCTGGCGGTGGCCGTGATGCATTGGGATGTGCTGCGCGCGGCCTTCGCCGATGGCTCGCTGTATTCGTCGTCGCTGCTGTCCACCGACGCCACCTTCGGCCAGCTGGTGTCCGCGGCGACCACTCCTTGGGTGTTCGGCGCCGGCGCGGGCATTCCGGCACCTCCGACGCCGTGGCTGCTGGTGCTGATGGTCGCCTCCATATTCACCGTTGGACATGTGGGCGCCGCGCTGACGATGATCTTCTTCCTCGCCGCCCCGTTGAGCGCGCTGTCGTTCTGGGCACTGGCCGGCGTGTTCACCCGCTCGGACGTGGTGCGCGTGCTGGGAGGCCTGATGTGGTTCTCGCTGGGCTTGAGCATGGGGCTGTACGCCGAGGCCAATCTCGCCATGCTCACCGTGATGGTGTTCCTGCCCGCGGCGTTCGCGTTCGTGTTTCGAGCGGTCGGCATGTACCACACCGAGGATATGGTCAAACCGCGTCCCTCCGTGCAGGCGGCGGCGATATCGGCATTGTGCTTCATGCCGGTGGTGGCCGCCGAACCGCAGCTGCTGTTGCCGTTGATCCTCTCCTTCCTGGCGTTTTTCGTTTTCGTGCCCGCCCGTCGCGTGCGTCTGCTGCTGATTCCCGTTCCCTCGGCCTTCGTGGTGGCCCCGACTTTGCTGAACGCGATCCGCTACGCCGATGAGGGCGCGTGGCGGCAGATATTCGGCGACATCATGGAACCGTCCGTGGCAAGGAACGGTTCGCCCGCCGCGTTGTCGTTGGCGGATGTCGCGCAGCGCGCGTTGGGCTGGAACATCGCATCGTGGGCGCCTCTTGATGTGATGCTCACCGTGGTGGCCGCGGTGGTCGCCCTGCTGGCGGTGGCGGCGCTGGTTCTGCCGTTCGCGTTGCGCGCCTCGCGTCTGATGTGGGTGGTGACCGTGACCGGAGCGGCGTTGTGTCTGGTGTCGACGCGTGTGACCATTCAAGTCGACGCGGACGGCTCCGTGGCCGGATCCGCCTTGCCGGGAATGGCGTTGGCCGCCTTGGGCTTGTTCTCCTGCGTGTGTTTGGTCGCGGGCGGCGCGGTGAAGCGTTTCTTCGCATTGCATACGCGCGACGCGCAGGTCGAGCTCTCACGCGCGTCGCGTGGCTCCGCGGTGGCCATTCGCGTGGGCCGCGCCGTCCTGTCGGTGGTGTTGGCCGCCTGCGTGTCCGTGCAATGCGCGTTCGCCGTCGGGCATCTCGACGATGCCACCGTCGGCTTCTCCACCACGTCGCTGCCCATGGTCGCGGTGGACTATCTGGACAGCGGATCCGACCATCGTGTGCTGGCGTTGCGCGCCCAGGACGCGAACTCCATCGACTATACGGTGATGCGCACGGGCCGGGGCGATCTGATCGACAGCTCTCCGGCGCAGCGCGTGCGTGAGATCTCCGGAGCGAGCGACCAGGCCAGTCAGACGTTGGCGCAGGCGTGCGCCAGCCTGTTGGCCGACATCGACGCCGACGCCATCGAGCAGATCAGCGGATTGGGCATCGGAGGCATCTTCGTCGTGGCGTCGGACGAGGACGGTCGCGACGCCTACGACCAGCTCGTTTCGCATCTGACCGCATCCGAAGGCACCCAATCGCTGGTGAGCTCCGAAACCGGCACCTACTATCGCCTGACGTTGAACGACAGCGCCTTGCAGAACATCGACACGTCCTGGCAGACGCGCACCCAATCCAGTCCATGGCGACTCGCGTGGCTGATCTGCCTTGGCGTGGTGGTCGCGCTGTACTGTCTGGTGGCTTTGCCCCGAAGCCGTCGCATCCGTCTGGAGGAGGAAGCATGA
- a CDS encoding WhiB family transcriptional regulator, with the protein MWGVIEEPGDEPLNDLWGLFAPEGDVFWQHKALCSQTDPEAFFPEKGGSTRDAKRVCAKCEVREQCLQWAIDHDERFGIWGGMSERERRRYKRERKERA; encoded by the coding sequence ATGTGGGGTGTGATCGAGGAGCCGGGCGACGAGCCGTTGAACGACCTGTGGGGGTTGTTCGCGCCTGAGGGGGATGTGTTTTGGCAGCACAAAGCCTTGTGCTCGCAAACCGATCCGGAGGCGTTCTTTCCCGAAAAGGGTGGATCGACGCGCGACGCGAAACGCGTATGCGCCAAATGCGAGGTGCGCGAGCAGTGCCTGCAGTGGGCCATCGACCATGATGAGCGCTTCGGCATCTGGGGTGGGATGAGCGAGCGCGAACGCCGCCGTTACAAAAGGGAACGTAAGGAGCGGGCGTAG
- a CDS encoding LCP family protein: MTPYSNDDAGIPNLHHLDATRPRHSTGYRVSHRVRTAIACVIVALLCCAGTATAATLLDLDGTIQNRAVDMLPQDGDSASSQIIDPNAGQSIEFVVLGQDTREGEGNAAIGGSDEDTANLHNADTTMVVQVAADRSWINLVSIPRDSIVDVPSCETSNGTIPAQYDVMFNSIFPNAYSVGGDLASAASCTVSAINSLTGLDIQNFIVVDFQGLSSMIDALGGVDICIPVDTEDAYTGLSLTQGLHHLDGNTATQYARMRHGTGTDGTDIMRTTRQQYLIKQLLSEAMSKNLFTQTSQLYQLAKSALQSLNISRGLANTTTLAGLAMSLADFDMTHLYAQTVPVQEWALDTNRRVWTSDADTLWAKMREGKPITIADDTTDDTSATDDATGDSGDTSDGTDTSTDTEGTDDTTQQVDPDTGLITLDDGTLIDPDTGGIVNPENGSITDPNTGEYIGIADRYLNVTVCAVTAQE, translated from the coding sequence GTGACACCGTATAGCAACGACGACGCCGGGATTCCCAATCTGCACCATCTGGACGCCACCCGTCCTCGGCACAGCACGGGGTACCGGGTCAGCCATCGCGTGCGCACCGCCATCGCCTGCGTCATCGTCGCGCTGCTCTGCTGCGCGGGAACCGCCACCGCGGCCACGCTGCTTGATCTCGATGGCACGATCCAGAACCGAGCCGTCGACATGCTTCCCCAGGACGGCGACAGCGCGAGCTCGCAGATCATCGATCCGAACGCCGGCCAAAGCATCGAATTCGTGGTGCTCGGACAGGACACGCGCGAGGGCGAGGGCAACGCCGCCATCGGAGGCTCCGACGAGGACACCGCGAATCTGCACAATGCCGACACCACGATGGTGGTGCAGGTGGCCGCCGACCGCTCATGGATCAATCTCGTCTCCATCCCGCGCGACTCCATCGTGGACGTGCCCAGCTGCGAAACCTCCAACGGCACCATCCCCGCGCAGTACGACGTGATGTTCAACTCGATCTTCCCCAACGCCTATTCCGTCGGCGGCGACCTCGCCTCGGCCGCCAGCTGCACGGTGAGCGCGATCAACTCGCTGACCGGTCTGGACATCCAGAACTTCATCGTCGTGGACTTCCAAGGCCTGAGCTCCATGATCGACGCGCTTGGCGGCGTGGACATCTGCATCCCCGTGGACACCGAGGACGCCTACACCGGACTGTCGCTGACCCAGGGCCTGCATCATCTCGACGGCAACACGGCCACCCAGTACGCGCGCATGCGCCACGGCACCGGCACCGACGGCACCGACATCATGCGCACCACCAGACAGCAGTACCTCATCAAACAGCTGTTGAGCGAAGCCATGTCCAAGAATCTGTTCACGCAGACCAGCCAGCTCTACCAGTTGGCGAAATCCGCCCTCCAGTCGCTGAACATCAGCCGAGGTCTGGCCAACACCACCACGCTCGCCGGTCTGGCCATGAGCCTGGCCGACTTCGATATGACGCATCTGTACGCGCAGACCGTGCCGGTCCAGGAGTGGGCGCTGGACACCAACCGCCGCGTGTGGACCTCCGACGCGGACACGCTGTGGGCGAAGATGCGTGAGGGCAAGCCGATCACCATCGCGGACGACACCACCGACGACACGTCCGCCACCGACGACGCGACGGGAGACTCCGGCGACACCTCCGACGGCACGGATACCTCCACCGATACCGAAGGCACCGACGACACCACGCAACAGGTCGATCCGGACACCGGTCTGATCACGTTGGACGACGGCACGCTGATCGACCCCGACACCGGCGGCATCGTCAATCCCGAGAACGGATCCATCACCGATCCGAACACCGGCGAGTACATAGGAATCGCCGATCGTTACCTGAACGTGACGGTATGTGCCGTTACTGCGCAGGAATAA
- a CDS encoding LCP family protein yields the protein MTQDAGGADPRNIPPSFVPSASRRPRATAPGDTGATGGTGESATPPPSFTPRVSRGAETPHSIPPAASRARRGGSTPRTSRAATPPDAASSKQQPSAAAAPESITPRAARTSRASRTSRASSAYVQPAAKPVRYGAGVPATATAAKAVSMPRKRGPKALLIAGTVLLVLVAIMALTVFGAWNWVDGRLNKTSWLTDTADTPASTWLILGSDERDGTTGDESDVQGSRTDTILVLTKPKSGASSLISIPRDSLVVVEDTYMKINAVAEIFGSQALVSEIEQITGQKIDHVAQIQFGGLTQVVDALGGIELCYDDDVSDPYSGLEWQAGCHTADGTTALAFSRMRYADATGDFGRNARQRQVISAIVSKASSGQTLTNIGTVMSVAQAGLDSITVDEDTNPYSLLMMALAFKGATGDEGVSGSVYWTDPDYYVDGVGSSVLLDDAKNLELFSQLADGTHAAGTVGTLAESQS from the coding sequence ATGACACAGGACGCAGGCGGAGCCGATCCGCGGAACATTCCGCCGAGCTTCGTCCCTTCGGCGTCCCGACGTCCACGTGCCACCGCCCCCGGTGACACCGGAGCGACCGGCGGCACCGGGGAATCCGCCACCCCGCCACCCAGCTTCACTCCGCGGGTCTCGCGCGGCGCGGAAACGCCCCATAGCATTCCGCCGGCCGCCTCACGTGCGCGGCGTGGCGGTTCGACCCCCCGCACGTCCCGCGCCGCCACGCCGCCGGATGCCGCGTCGTCCAAGCAGCAACCTTCCGCAGCGGCGGCACCGGAGTCGATCACCCCGCGCGCGGCACGCACTTCACGCGCCTCACGCACTTCGCGCGCCTCGTCGGCCTATGTGCAGCCCGCGGCGAAGCCGGTGCGGTATGGGGCGGGCGTCCCGGCCACGGCGACCGCCGCCAAGGCCGTGTCCATGCCTCGCAAGCGAGGACCCAAAGCGCTGCTCATCGCCGGCACCGTATTGCTGGTATTGGTCGCCATCATGGCGCTGACGGTGTTCGGCGCATGGAATTGGGTTGACGGACGGCTGAACAAAACCAGCTGGCTCACCGACACCGCCGACACGCCCGCTTCGACATGGCTGATCCTCGGCTCCGACGAACGAGACGGCACCACCGGTGACGAATCGGATGTGCAGGGCTCGCGCACCGACACGATTCTTGTGCTCACCAAGCCGAAAAGCGGCGCCAGCTCGTTGATCTCCATTCCGCGCGACTCGTTGGTCGTCGTTGAGGACACTTATATGAAGATCAACGCCGTCGCCGAGATCTTCGGGTCGCAGGCGCTTGTGAGCGAAATCGAGCAGATCACCGGGCAGAAAATCGACCATGTGGCCCAAATCCAGTTCGGCGGCCTCACCCAGGTGGTGGACGCGCTGGGCGGGATCGAACTGTGCTATGACGACGACGTCAGCGACCCGTATTCCGGTTTGGAATGGCAGGCCGGATGCCACACCGCGGACGGCACCACCGCGTTGGCGTTCTCCCGCATGCGTTACGCGGACGCCACCGGGGACTTCGGCCGCAACGCCCGGCAACGCCAGGTGATCTCGGCCATCGTGTCCAAGGCGTCCAGCGGACAGACGCTGACGAATATCGGCACGGTGATGTCCGTGGCGCAGGCCGGTCTGGATTCGATCACCGTGGATGAGGACACCAACCCCTACAGCCTGCTGATGATGGCATTGGCCTTCAAGGGCGCCACCGGCGACGAGGGGGTGTCCGGCAGCGTGTATTGGACGGATCCCGACTACTACGTCGACGGGGTCGGATCCTCCGTGCTGCTCGACGACGCAAAAAATCTGGAGCTGTTCTCCCAACTCGCCGATGGCACCCATGCCGCGGGAACCGTCGGCACACTTGCGGAAAGCCAAAGCTGA
- a CDS encoding FtsK/SpoIIIE domain-containing protein, with amino-acid sequence MLAAMLAQRQWLFATMVAPGIIACAASMLSTWASVGDDAKDAAAHRIGDDTRRPTHGTVIDGTNAGVPADAGGEVGAVMHALGTASLERLLQWGHLPWRDVVRAWLNPPTMRVCVGVGAYGVFRIDLRGQGPHALVAGTTGSGKSVLLQSWCLALAAANDPRRLNFVLLDFKGGSAFRPLEGLPHTVGVVCDLDLKHAVRALEALEAELRRRERLAADHHVADLDAMAEPPARLVIVVDEFHALKDQLPDYVGRLVRVASLGRSLGMHLIACTQNPLGQISADMKANISLNLCLRVRDDMQSHELLADSRAARIPPSLPGAAFCNDADTVTALRCAAPASIDRCCEAIRLAAMMMQIPPPPPLFTAPLPARLRASQIAATFRDADEGIVEVPFGLSDDGVRLHTARLRVDHGNIGVIGPDGRGKSALLRLLEHKLVETRHCAVRVTSLSRFGYRTTTPGPHGKDIPPPPPAPHSVWLVDDADQLFDPFSTDPQREAFHTALADPDVTVVFAVRSARHVRVPEHCGTRIVFPCGERTADLVSGIPSKLLASFDADDIATPGRAALISGGSAAIVQCAFADR; translated from the coding sequence ATGCTTGCGGCGATGCTCGCGCAACGCCAATGGCTGTTCGCCACCATGGTGGCACCCGGCATCATCGCCTGCGCGGCCTCCATGCTTTCCACGTGGGCGTCCGTCGGCGACGACGCGAAGGATGCCGCCGCACATCGTATCGGGGATGACACGCGGCGGCCGACGCACGGCACCGTCATCGACGGCACGAACGCAGGCGTCCCTGCGGACGCGGGCGGCGAGGTCGGTGCCGTCATGCATGCCCTCGGCACCGCCTCTTTGGAACGTCTGCTGCAGTGGGGACATCTGCCGTGGCGTGACGTCGTTCGCGCATGGCTGAATCCACCCACCATGCGCGTATGCGTCGGCGTCGGCGCATACGGAGTCTTCCGCATCGATCTACGCGGCCAAGGACCGCACGCGTTGGTGGCTGGAACCACCGGATCAGGCAAATCCGTACTGCTGCAAAGCTGGTGCCTAGCGTTGGCCGCGGCCAACGATCCCCGTCGTCTCAACTTCGTGCTGTTGGATTTCAAAGGTGGCTCGGCCTTTCGCCCGCTTGAGGGACTGCCCCACACCGTGGGCGTCGTATGCGATCTCGATCTCAAGCACGCCGTGCGCGCGCTCGAGGCGCTGGAGGCCGAACTGCGGCGACGCGAACGTTTGGCCGCGGACCATCATGTCGCCGATCTCGACGCGATGGCGGAACCGCCGGCCCGGCTGGTGATCGTCGTCGACGAATTCCACGCGCTTAAGGACCAACTGCCCGATTATGTGGGACGGCTGGTACGCGTCGCATCGCTGGGCCGTTCCCTGGGCATGCATCTCATCGCCTGCACGCAGAATCCGCTGGGACAGATCAGCGCGGATATGAAGGCGAACATCTCACTGAATCTGTGTCTGCGGGTGCGCGACGATATGCAGTCGCACGAGCTGCTCGCCGATTCCCGCGCCGCGCGCATCCCTCCTTCGCTGCCCGGCGCCGCCTTCTGCAACGACGCGGATACGGTGACGGCGTTGCGCTGCGCGGCCCCCGCCAGCATCGACCGTTGCTGCGAGGCGATCCGCTTGGCGGCGATGATGATGCAGATACCTCCCCCGCCGCCGTTGTTCACCGCTCCGCTGCCCGCGCGATTGCGCGCATCGCAGATCGCCGCCACGTTTCGGGACGCGGACGAAGGGATCGTCGAGGTGCCTTTCGGCTTGTCCGATGATGGCGTGCGGCTGCACACCGCGCGATTGCGCGTCGACCACGGCAATATCGGCGTCATCGGGCCTGATGGGCGAGGCAAAAGCGCTCTGCTGCGGCTGCTGGAACACAAGCTTGTCGAAACGCGGCATTGCGCGGTGCGGGTCACGTCCCTGTCGCGCTTCGGATACCGCACCACGACGCCAGGACCGCACGGAAAGGACATCCCACCTCCGCCGCCCGCCCCGCATTCGGTGTGGCTGGTCGACGATGCGGACCAACTGTTCGATCCGTTTTCGACGGATCCGCAGAGGGAAGCCTTCCATACGGCGTTGGCCGATCCGGACGTGACGGTCGTGTTCGCGGTCCGATCCGCGCGGCATGTGCGCGTTCCGGAGCATTGCGGCACCAGAATCGTATTCCCGTGCGGGGAACGCACGGCCGATCTGGTCAGCGGGATCCCATCCAAACTCCTGGCCTCGTTCGACGCGGACGATATCGCAACCCCGGGCCGCGCGGCGCTGATCTCGGGCGGCTCGGCGGCCATCGTGCAATGCGCGTTCGCGGACCGTTGA
- a CDS encoding WhiB family transcriptional regulator, translated as MSSAFDWRAKAACRDKDPELFFPVGNTGAAYQQIEEAKAVCRTCKVIDACLKCALDTNQDYGVWGGLSEDERRALKRRAMRARRSQAMQMQI; from the coding sequence ATGAGCAGTGCATTTGATTGGCGAGCGAAGGCCGCATGCCGCGATAAGGATCCGGAGCTGTTCTTCCCCGTGGGCAACACGGGTGCCGCCTACCAGCAGATCGAAGAGGCCAAGGCCGTGTGCCGCACCTGCAAGGTGATCGACGCCTGCCTCAAGTGCGCGCTGGACACCAACCAGGATTATGGCGTGTGGGGTGGTTTGAGCGAGGACGAGCGTCGCGCGCTGAAGCGTCGCGCCATGCGCGCCCGCCGATCCCAGGCCATGCAGATGCAGATCTGA
- a CDS encoding sensor histidine kinase translates to MADFTHILATRPDFEDEDREWLHQLVADWQVIADLSFADLLLLVQDGDGRYVVAEQCRPSTVMTLRTEDVVGNIMPDDMTAELDAAMRSSVVFRSTVLRTVGKSTVCNVYAPVRHNGKTLGLVVRETNMATRESNGRYESESIIAGKHLYEMIPRGQFPFSDAVMSQRHNARVADGFIILSVDGIVRYAAPNAISCFRRLGLLTTMPGHYLSELGAQLLHENDPVPESLPLLLSGKAAVDAELNANRSTVSMRSLPLYDENGRTGGIVLCRDVTELRRREQELQTKDATISEIHHRVKNNLQSVSALLRLQARKTKSDEVKKELQEAQRRVQTIAMVHEGLSQTADEVVDFDKVISNLLNMSVGLATMRDQHISVNFMGKFGMMPAQDATPLSLVLTELITNSMEHGFVGRKEGTITVSVGRSGSNLNVVVEDDGTGLDSEEHDGMARSSGSGLGTQIINTFVTNDFGGTVHWEPRREGGTRVVLDMKLRAAQPHA, encoded by the coding sequence ATGGCAGATTTCACACATATCCTGGCGACCCGACCCGATTTTGAAGACGAGGACCGCGAGTGGCTCCATCAGCTCGTGGCCGACTGGCAGGTGATCGCCGATTTGAGTTTCGCCGATCTGCTGCTGTTGGTGCAGGACGGCGATGGCAGGTACGTGGTGGCCGAACAGTGCCGCCCCTCCACGGTGATGACATTGCGTACGGAGGACGTCGTGGGCAACATCATGCCCGACGACATGACCGCGGAATTGGACGCCGCCATGCGCTCCAGCGTGGTGTTCCGTTCCACCGTGCTGCGTACCGTCGGCAAATCCACGGTATGCAACGTGTACGCGCCGGTCCGCCACAACGGCAAAACCTTGGGCCTGGTGGTGCGCGAGACGAATATGGCCACGCGCGAGTCGAACGGCCGTTACGAGTCGGAAAGCATCATCGCCGGCAAACACCTGTACGAGATGATCCCCCGCGGCCAGTTCCCCTTCTCCGACGCGGTGATGAGCCAACGTCACAACGCGCGCGTGGCGGACGGATTCATCATCCTCTCTGTGGACGGCATCGTGCGCTACGCCGCGCCGAACGCCATCAGCTGTTTCCGCCGCCTGGGCCTGCTCACCACCATGCCGGGGCACTATCTGAGCGAACTCGGCGCCCAGCTGCTGCACGAGAACGATCCCGTTCCCGAATCATTGCCGCTTCTGCTGTCGGGCAAAGCCGCCGTGGACGCCGAACTCAACGCCAACCGTTCCACCGTCTCGATGCGCTCGCTGCCTTTGTATGACGAGAACGGCCGCACCGGCGGCATCGTGCTGTGCCGCGACGTGACCGAGCTGCGTCGCCGCGAGCAGGAATTGCAGACCAAGGACGCGACGATCTCCGAGATCCACCATCGCGTCAAGAACAACCTCCAGTCCGTCTCCGCCCTGCTGCGTCTGCAGGCGCGCAAAACCAAAAGCGATGAGGTCAAGAAGGAACTGCAGGAGGCGCAGCGTCGCGTGCAGACCATCGCGATGGTGCATGAGGGATTGAGCCAGACCGCCGACGAGGTGGTCGACTTCGATAAGGTGATCTCCAACCTGCTCAACATGTCGGTCGGACTGGCCACGATGCGCGATCAGCACATCAGCGTGAACTTCATGGGCAAATTCGGCATGATGCCCGCCCAGGACGCCACCCCGTTGTCGCTGGTGCTCACCGAGCTCATCACCAACTCCATGGAGCACGGCTTCGTCGGGCGCAAGGAGGGCACCATCACGGTATCCGTCGGCCGTTCGGGCAGCAACCTCAACGTGGTGGTCGAAGACGACGGCACCGGACTGGACTCCGAGGAACATGACGGCATGGCGCGTTCCTCCGGATCCGGCCTGGGCACGCAGATCATCAACACCTTCGTGACCAACGACTTCGGCGGCACCGTGCATTGGGAGCCCCGCCGCGAGGGAGGTACGCGCGTGGTGCTCGATATGAAGCTGCGCGCGGCGCAGCCCCACGCATGA
- the trhA gene encoding PAQR family membrane homeostasis protein TrhA produces the protein MTQRDDSEIAAKQQAVFDTREGAVRAKADAVRAKAAYKAEAIRSKAEERAKLALAKGEARAARIEGIEGIDPPRKIRLDVHGRPKPAMRGWIHAVAAPLALAAGIVLICLAQGAGLKWACAVFMTSSLVLFANSAAYHLGDWSPKVTDVLRRIDHVNIFLLIAGTYTPVSFALEPFWRDFIIISMWACTAIAIVIHVIWINAPRWLYTVVYIIFGVYGVGFMGLFWISPAAGPAVVVLLASGGACYIAGAIVYALRKPDPWPRVFGFHEIFHCGTVAGYACHMVAIYMVIVALWT, from the coding sequence ATGACACAGCGCGACGACAGCGAGATAGCGGCCAAACAGCAGGCGGTGTTCGACACGCGCGAGGGCGCGGTGCGGGCCAAGGCCGACGCCGTGCGCGCCAAAGCGGCCTACAAGGCAGAGGCGATACGGTCGAAGGCCGAGGAACGCGCCAAGTTGGCGCTGGCCAAAGGCGAGGCCCGCGCCGCGCGCATCGAAGGCATCGAGGGCATCGATCCGCCCCGCAAAATCCGTCTCGACGTGCATGGACGCCCCAAACCGGCCATGCGCGGATGGATCCACGCCGTCGCCGCACCACTGGCTCTGGCCGCGGGCATCGTGCTCATCTGTCTGGCGCAGGGCGCCGGACTCAAATGGGCGTGCGCGGTGTTCATGACCAGCTCGTTGGTGCTGTTCGCCAACTCCGCCGCCTACCATCTGGGCGACTGGAGTCCCAAAGTCACCGATGTGCTGCGCCGAATCGACCACGTGAACATCTTCCTGCTGATCGCCGGCACGTACACGCCGGTGTCGTTCGCGCTCGAACCGTTCTGGCGCGACTTCATCATCATTTCGATGTGGGCGTGCACCGCGATCGCCATCGTCATCCACGTGATCTGGATCAACGCGCCCCGCTGGCTCTACACCGTGGTGTACATCATCTTCGGCGTGTACGGCGTCGGATTCATGGGCCTGTTCTGGATCTCCCCCGCCGCCGGTCCCGCCGTGGTGGTCCTGCTCGCCTCCGGAGGCGCCTGCTACATCGCCGGCGCGATCGTCTACGCGCTGCGCAAGCCGGACCCGTGGCCGCGCGTCTTCGGATTCCATGAGATCTTCCACTGCGGAACCGTCGCCGGCTACGCCTGCCACATGGTCGCCATCTATATGGTCATCGTGGCACTGTGGACCTGA